Proteins co-encoded in one Trueperella abortisuis genomic window:
- a CDS encoding ROK family glucokinase has translation MSKIIGVDVGGTKIAAGLVDEQGTILRMTRKPTDTATPDSVVETILEAIAELRDGGASAVGIGAAGFINSDRSTVNFAPNLNWRNLPLGQRVAEATGLHTVVENDANAAAWGEFRFGAAREYGSAAVITVGTGIGGGIILGGKLLRGFSGFAGEIGHINMVEGGIPCGCGLRGCWEVYSSGGALLRAARKIARQDREHSAGMLELAGGDPEAITGTMITQAAQNGCKGANDAFAEIGKWLGQGMADLAAILDPEAFVLAGGVSEAGDVLLRPARKAFLERLTARDYRPEPPVLLASLGNHAGLIGAADLARE, from the coding sequence ATGAGTAAAATCATTGGCGTTGATGTAGGCGGAACGAAGATTGCCGCGGGGCTCGTTGATGAGCAGGGCACGATCTTGAGAATGACCCGAAAGCCCACCGACACGGCCACCCCGGACTCGGTGGTAGAGACGATCTTGGAGGCTATCGCAGAATTGCGCGACGGCGGCGCTTCAGCCGTGGGTATCGGCGCCGCGGGCTTTATCAATTCTGACCGTTCGACTGTCAACTTCGCCCCGAACCTCAACTGGCGAAATCTTCCCCTCGGCCAGCGTGTGGCTGAGGCGACTGGCCTACACACCGTCGTCGAGAACGATGCGAACGCGGCCGCCTGGGGCGAATTCCGGTTCGGCGCGGCGCGCGAATACGGTTCGGCCGCCGTCATTACGGTAGGTACAGGCATCGGCGGTGGAATCATCCTCGGCGGGAAACTCCTGCGCGGCTTCAGCGGTTTCGCCGGCGAGATCGGGCACATCAACATGGTTGAAGGCGGCATCCCGTGCGGGTGCGGGCTACGCGGCTGCTGGGAGGTCTACTCTTCCGGAGGGGCCCTACTTCGGGCGGCCCGCAAGATCGCCCGCCAGGATCGCGAGCATTCGGCTGGCATGCTGGAACTGGCCGGGGGTGACCCGGAGGCGATCACCGGGACGATGATCACCCAGGCAGCCCAGAATGGGTGCAAGGGCGCCAACGACGCGTTCGCCGAGATCGGCAAGTGGCTCGGCCAAGGCATGGCCGATCTGGCGGCCATCCTCGACCCGGAGGCCTTCGTGCTGGCCGGCGGCGTTTCCGAAGCCGGCGACGTCCTGCTCCGCCCCGCCCGCAAGGCATTCCTCGAGCGGCTCACCGCTCGCGACTACCGCCCCGAGCCTCCGGTACTTCTTGCCTCCCTAGGCAACCACGCCGGCCTGATCGGAGCCGCTGACCTCGCCCGCGAATAG
- the narI gene encoding respiratory nitrate reductase subunit gamma, with translation MNLFETFLWSGFPYLALALLVVGLVWRYRYDKFGWTSRSSQIFESKLLRLSSPLFHVGILFVGVGHVMGLLVPKSWTEAAGVSQHAYHLLATVGGMTAGVMTVLGLLGLLYRRLVTKSVRLATSRNDVVMYALLCLPIALGFIATLQNQVLAGGYDYRETISPWLRSVLSFQPDAALMAGVPASFKLHVVAGFLLFAIWPFTRLVHVVSAPVAYPTRPYVVYRSREDGVRGAQTPRGWEPVAKNKQRRGSRSYGA, from the coding sequence ATGAACCTTTTTGAAACATTCCTCTGGTCGGGTTTTCCCTACCTCGCGCTCGCGTTGTTGGTGGTGGGTCTAGTATGGCGCTACCGCTACGATAAGTTTGGTTGGACCTCGCGTTCCTCGCAGATCTTCGAATCGAAACTGTTGCGCCTGTCTTCGCCGCTGTTCCACGTGGGTATTTTGTTCGTGGGCGTGGGGCACGTGATGGGCTTGCTGGTGCCTAAGTCGTGGACGGAAGCGGCGGGAGTCTCCCAGCATGCCTACCACCTGTTGGCGACGGTGGGTGGCATGACGGCCGGCGTGATGACCGTGCTCGGCCTCCTCGGCCTGCTCTACCGCCGTTTGGTCACCAAGTCCGTGCGACTGGCGACGTCTCGCAACGACGTCGTCATGTACGCCCTGCTCTGCCTGCCCATCGCGCTCGGTTTCATAGCTACGCTACAAAACCAGGTGCTGGCGGGTGGGTATGACTACCGCGAGACGATCAGCCCGTGGTTGCGTTCGGTGCTCTCCTTCCAACCTGATGCCGCTTTGATGGCCGGCGTGCCCGCCTCCTTCAAGCTCCACGTGGTCGCGGGCTTTCTCCTCTTCGCCATCTGGCCGTTTACGAGGCTGGTCCATGTTGTCTCCGCGCCAGTAGCGTACCCCACTCGGCCCTACGTGGTGTATCGCTCGCGCGAGGACGGCGTGCGCGGTGCCCAAACTCCGCGCGGCTGGGAGCCGGTGGCGAAGAATAAGCAAAGGCGCGGCTCGCGTTCCTACGGGGCGTGA
- the narJ gene encoding nitrate reductase molybdenum cofactor assembly chaperone: protein MSTDAVVEALNADQAGPARTAHMIAAVLLDYPDAAFAQQIPVIRGELEALDEQVADEFQAFLDWAEQLSLDQIEAAYVDTFDRRRKCSLYLSYYTTGDTRQRGMALVTFQQAFEAAGWRVAQGELPDYLPAVLELSARTGDELAQHLLGVNREGLEVLRAALESLDSPWASVMRAVLATLGPIDDRAAAAFRKLVMEGPPSELVGIQDLPFPVTKESAR, encoded by the coding sequence ATGAGTACCGACGCCGTCGTGGAGGCCCTCAATGCCGACCAGGCCGGCCCCGCCCGCACAGCCCACATGATCGCCGCCGTGCTCCTGGACTACCCGGATGCCGCGTTTGCGCAGCAGATCCCGGTGATTCGGGGAGAACTGGAGGCCTTGGACGAGCAGGTGGCCGACGAGTTTCAGGCATTCCTCGACTGGGCCGAGCAGCTCAGCCTAGATCAGATCGAAGCGGCATACGTTGACACCTTCGACCGCAGACGCAAGTGTTCACTGTACTTGTCTTATTACACGACGGGCGACACCCGCCAACGCGGGATGGCGCTGGTGACTTTCCAGCAGGCATTTGAGGCCGCGGGATGGCGGGTTGCGCAGGGGGAGTTGCCGGATTATCTACCGGCTGTCCTTGAGCTGTCTGCCCGTACCGGAGACGAACTCGCCCAGCACCTGCTGGGTGTCAATCGTGAGGGGCTTGAAGTGCTACGGGCGGCTCTCGAGTCTTTGGACAGTCCGTGGGCCAGTGTCATGCGCGCTGTACTGGCCACGCTTGGTCCGATCGACGACCGGGCCGCCGCCGCTTTTCGCAAGCTTGTTATGGAGGGACCACCTTCCGAACTTGTCGGTATTCAGGATCTGCCATTTCCGGTGACGAAGGAGTCGGCTCGATGA
- the narH gene encoding nitrate reductase subunit beta, which yields MKVMAQIAMVMNLDKCIGCHTCSVTCKQAWTNREGTEYVWFNNVETKPGVGYPKEWENQDRYKGGWERTASGKLRPRGGGRLRKLATIFANPDLPGIEDYYEPWTYDYDKLLQAPRGQKNLPTAPPKSQLTGDPMDAPVWGPNWDDSLGGSMETMHQDPILEQMTHAVKRSIEDSFMFYLPRICEHCLNPTCVSACPSGAMYKRAEDGVVLVDQDGCRGWRQCISACPYKKVYFNHYTGKAEKCTLCYPRLEAGEPTVCSETCVGRLRYLGVLLYDADRVGEAAATEDPRDLYMAQRSLILDPTDPHVRQAAEANGVPQNWIKAAAESPVYKLIEEYEVALPLHPEYRTMPMVWYIPPLSPVVDAVTQSGADGEDAKILLTSIATMRIPLDYLAGLFTAGDTRPVERYLRRLAAMRSHMRDVNLGLERTDIASDAVGMSNSHLEEMYRLLAIAKYDDRYVIPTTSAETPRGLLELGCLLDSLGGPGMGGVGGNTGTKTFIPLEVRR from the coding sequence ATGAAAGTCATGGCACAGATCGCAATGGTGATGAATCTGGACAAGTGCATCGGCTGCCACACTTGTTCGGTCACGTGTAAACAGGCCTGGACAAACCGTGAAGGAACCGAGTACGTGTGGTTCAACAACGTCGAGACCAAGCCCGGCGTTGGCTATCCGAAAGAATGGGAAAACCAGGACAGGTACAAGGGCGGCTGGGAGCGCACGGCTTCTGGCAAGCTTAGACCGCGCGGGGGCGGGCGGCTGAGGAAGCTCGCCACTATCTTCGCCAACCCTGACCTGCCCGGCATCGAGGACTACTACGAGCCGTGGACCTACGACTACGACAAACTCCTTCAGGCGCCACGTGGCCAGAAGAATCTACCGACTGCACCGCCCAAGTCGCAGCTGACCGGCGATCCGATGGACGCTCCGGTATGGGGGCCGAACTGGGATGACTCCCTGGGTGGCTCGATGGAGACGATGCACCAGGATCCGATCTTGGAGCAGATGACACACGCGGTCAAGCGTTCGATCGAAGACTCCTTCATGTTCTACCTGCCACGCATTTGCGAACACTGCCTCAACCCTACGTGCGTCTCGGCGTGTCCGTCGGGTGCGATGTATAAGCGCGCCGAGGACGGCGTCGTGCTCGTGGATCAAGACGGGTGTCGCGGCTGGCGTCAATGCATCTCCGCCTGCCCTTATAAGAAAGTCTATTTCAACCATTACACCGGAAAAGCCGAGAAATGCACGCTGTGCTATCCGCGTCTTGAGGCGGGTGAACCCACGGTGTGTTCGGAGACATGCGTGGGTCGTCTGCGCTATCTTGGTGTTCTCCTCTACGACGCCGACCGTGTAGGAGAGGCGGCCGCCACTGAGGATCCGCGTGACCTGTACATGGCTCAGCGTTCGCTCATCCTCGACCCGACGGATCCGCATGTCCGCCAAGCGGCAGAGGCTAATGGCGTGCCACAAAACTGGATCAAGGCTGCAGCAGAATCCCCGGTCTACAAGCTCATCGAGGAATACGAGGTGGCCCTGCCCCTTCACCCCGAGTATCGGACGATGCCGATGGTGTGGTACATCCCGCCGTTGTCCCCGGTTGTCGATGCTGTCACTCAATCCGGCGCCGACGGTGAGGACGCGAAAATCCTGTTGACCTCCATCGCCACGATGCGTATCCCGCTCGATTACCTTGCCGGTCTGTTTACCGCGGGCGACACTCGGCCCGTGGAGCGTTACTTGCGTCGGCTCGCCGCGATGCGTTCGCATATGCGCGATGTCAACCTGGGCCTTGAGCGCACTGATATTGCGAGTGACGCCGTCGGCATGAGCAACTCCCACCTTGAGGAGATGTACCGTCTGCTTGCTATTGCCAAGTATGACGACCGCTATGTCATCCCCACGACCTCGGCCGAGACTCCACGCGGTTTGCTTGAGCTTGGCTGCTTGCTCGATTCCCTCGGCGGGCCCGGGATGGGTGGAGTGGGTGGCAACACCGGTACGAAGACCTTCATCCCGTTGGAGGTGCGTAGATGA
- a CDS encoding nitrate reductase subunit alpha has protein sequence MTYKESAAGVFALGSKLRRGNISPDARQIFFDGGREADRFYRDRWAYDKVVRSTHGVNCTGSCSWKVYVKDGIITWESQETDYPSTGAQMPEYEPRGCPRGASYAWYEYSPTRIRYPYIRGELLKLYRAELADGKDPVEAWGAIVEDPDKARAYKSQRGRGGMVRVGWDEANELIAAAHVYTIKTYGPDRMAGFSVIPAMSMISYGAGSRFYELLGGTMLSFYDWYADLPPASPQVFGDQTDVPESGDWFNAQYLIMWGSNIPVTRTPDAHFMTEARYHGQKVVAISPDFADNTKFGDEWLRVNPGTDGALAQAMGHVILNEFHVKRQEPYFLDYMKRFTDAPFLVKLDKHEGAFVPGKFLTVTDLPEPGELGEKDYPEHRGLVLNTAGEIVDPGGTIADRYSSVKGGWNLALDGVDPAITAASRSDATGVEILLPRFDLPDSATESVGGGVITRGVPAIKVADTYVTTVYDLLLAEYGVGREGLPGTWPAGYEDATVPGTPAWQEEHTGVPMNAAIRIGREFAQNAIDSDGRSMIVMGAGTNHFFHSDTIYRTFLALTTMCATQGKNGGGWAHYVGQEKVRPIAGWQQYAMALDWQRPARQMISTGFWYLLTDQWRYDGAKADAIGSPLADWKGLTNADTLIEASQRGWMPSFPQFDRSPLEIGESAQEVGLTPGEYVVAELKADRLHFACTDPDNPVNFTRILANWRTNLMGSSAKGAEFFQRHMIGADNAVRANELAPEDRPKLITWRDNPGVGKLDLMFTADFRNTSTTLYSDVVLPAATWYEKEDISSTDMHPFVHTFNEAVTPPWEARTDFEIFKTLAALVSQMAVKHLGTRRDVIMAPISHDTPDELALPHGVVAPLAERELIPGKTLPKFVPVERDYTEIYNKFVALGPLAEKLGLPIKGIALHPDEEIGKLGALNGISTKGAGAGRPLIDTAVKAADTVMHLAGATNGRLAVQGFKQYEEQTGQRLADLAEGAEEKLITFREATIQPRSVITSPEWSGSEHGGRRYSAFVINIERLKPFHTFTGRQHYYLDHDWMIAMGESLPVYRPPLDLARIYGDAVVGELSNEDGVAQVAVRYLTPHNKWSIHSQYFDNLNMLTLGRGGQTIWLSPQDADKIDVKDNDWVEAYNRNGAVVARAVVSHRMPEGTVYMHHAQERVTGTPISEVSGKRGGIHNSLTRILLKPTHMAGGHAQLTYGFNYIGPTGNQRDEVTLLRKRTQEVTF, from the coding sequence ATGACCTACAAGGAAAGCGCCGCTGGCGTCTTTGCCCTCGGCTCGAAATTACGGCGCGGCAACATCTCACCCGACGCCCGGCAAATCTTTTTCGATGGCGGCCGGGAGGCGGATAGGTTCTATCGTGACCGTTGGGCCTATGACAAGGTGGTGCGCTCAACGCACGGCGTGAACTGCACCGGTTCGTGTTCCTGGAAGGTCTACGTCAAGGACGGTATCATCACGTGGGAGTCCCAGGAGACGGACTACCCCTCCACTGGTGCGCAGATGCCCGAATATGAACCGCGCGGTTGCCCGCGCGGTGCGTCCTACGCCTGGTACGAGTACTCGCCCACCCGTATCCGCTACCCCTACATCCGCGGGGAGCTGCTCAAGCTCTATCGCGCCGAGCTGGCAGATGGGAAAGACCCGGTCGAGGCTTGGGGTGCGATCGTCGAAGATCCAGACAAGGCGCGCGCATACAAGTCCCAGCGTGGCCGGGGCGGGATGGTGCGGGTCGGATGGGATGAGGCCAATGAGCTGATCGCTGCCGCCCACGTCTACACAATCAAGACCTACGGGCCGGACCGCATGGCCGGCTTTTCTGTGATTCCCGCGATGTCGATGATCTCCTACGGGGCGGGCTCGCGCTTTTATGAGTTGCTTGGCGGCACGATGCTGTCCTTCTATGACTGGTATGCGGATCTGCCGCCGGCTTCTCCGCAGGTATTCGGCGATCAGACGGACGTGCCGGAATCTGGCGACTGGTTCAACGCCCAGTACCTCATTATGTGGGGTTCGAACATCCCGGTGACCCGCACACCCGATGCGCACTTCATGACCGAGGCCCGTTACCACGGGCAGAAGGTCGTAGCCATTTCGCCCGACTTCGCGGACAACACGAAGTTTGGTGACGAATGGTTGCGCGTTAACCCCGGTACCGACGGTGCACTTGCGCAGGCGATGGGTCACGTCATTCTCAACGAGTTCCACGTTAAGCGCCAGGAACCGTACTTCCTCGACTACATGAAGCGATTTACAGATGCTCCTTTCCTCGTCAAGCTTGACAAGCACGAGGGCGCCTTCGTCCCAGGAAAGTTCCTCACCGTGACTGATCTGCCCGAACCGGGAGAGTTGGGGGAGAAGGACTACCCCGAACACCGCGGGCTTGTCCTCAACACGGCAGGGGAGATCGTGGATCCGGGCGGTACGATCGCCGACCGTTACAGTTCTGTCAAGGGAGGGTGGAATCTTGCCCTCGACGGCGTCGATCCCGCCATCACCGCAGCTTCCCGTTCCGATGCGACCGGCGTAGAGATCCTTCTTCCGCGTTTTGACCTGCCGGACTCCGCAACCGAATCGGTGGGCGGCGGCGTCATTACCCGTGGCGTGCCCGCGATCAAAGTGGCAGACACCTACGTCACCACCGTCTACGATCTCCTCCTTGCCGAGTATGGTGTGGGCAGAGAGGGCCTTCCGGGCACGTGGCCTGCGGGTTACGAAGATGCCACCGTGCCCGGCACGCCCGCTTGGCAAGAGGAGCACACGGGTGTGCCGATGAACGCAGCCATTCGCATCGGGCGCGAGTTCGCCCAGAATGCGATCGATTCGGACGGACGGTCGATGATCGTCATGGGCGCCGGAACAAACCACTTCTTCCACTCCGATACGATCTATCGCACCTTCCTCGCGCTGACCACGATGTGCGCCACACAGGGGAAGAACGGCGGGGGCTGGGCTCATTACGTCGGCCAAGAAAAGGTTCGCCCCATTGCCGGCTGGCAACAGTATGCAATGGCTCTGGACTGGCAACGGCCAGCCCGGCAGATGATTTCGACCGGGTTTTGGTACCTGCTGACTGATCAGTGGCGCTATGACGGCGCGAAAGCGGACGCGATTGGCTCCCCGCTGGCCGATTGGAAAGGGCTAACAAACGCCGACACGCTGATCGAAGCAAGCCAGCGGGGGTGGATGCCCTCATTCCCGCAGTTTGACCGCTCCCCGCTGGAAATCGGGGAGTCTGCTCAAGAGGTCGGGCTGACCCCGGGGGAGTATGTGGTGGCCGAACTAAAGGCGGATCGACTCCATTTTGCCTGCACTGACCCGGATAACCCGGTCAACTTCACCCGTATCTTGGCTAACTGGCGAACGAATCTCATGGGTTCCTCAGCCAAGGGCGCCGAGTTCTTCCAGCGGCACATGATCGGTGCCGATAATGCGGTGCGAGCCAACGAACTTGCGCCGGAAGATCGTCCCAAGCTCATCACGTGGCGGGACAATCCCGGCGTCGGCAAGCTTGACCTGATGTTCACCGCTGACTTCCGCAACACCTCCACCACGCTCTATTCCGACGTCGTTCTACCGGCGGCGACATGGTATGAGAAGGAGGACATATCCTCGACGGACATGCACCCCTTTGTCCACACATTTAATGAAGCCGTCACCCCACCGTGGGAGGCGCGTACAGACTTCGAGATTTTCAAAACCCTTGCTGCCCTCGTCTCACAGATGGCGGTCAAGCATCTGGGAACTCGTCGGGACGTTATCATGGCACCCATCAGCCATGATACCCCCGACGAATTAGCCCTCCCGCACGGCGTCGTCGCTCCGCTTGCCGAACGCGAACTCATTCCGGGCAAGACCTTGCCCAAGTTTGTTCCCGTGGAGCGGGACTACACCGAGATTTACAACAAGTTTGTTGCGCTCGGGCCCTTGGCTGAGAAGCTGGGACTACCGATCAAGGGAATCGCTCTACACCCGGACGAAGAGATCGGTAAGCTGGGTGCGCTCAACGGCATCTCTACCAAAGGAGCCGGCGCGGGGCGGCCACTTATTGACACCGCGGTCAAGGCTGCGGACACCGTCATGCACCTGGCAGGCGCCACGAACGGCCGCCTGGCCGTGCAAGGATTCAAGCAGTACGAGGAACAGACTGGTCAACGCCTTGCCGACCTTGCCGAAGGCGCAGAGGAAAAGCTCATCACCTTCCGGGAGGCGACGATCCAGCCTCGTTCGGTTATCACCTCTCCCGAGTGGTCCGGATCGGAGCATGGCGGTCGGCGTTACAGCGCATTCGTCATCAATATCGAGCGCCTCAAGCCCTTCCACACGTTCACCGGCCGCCAGCACTACTACCTCGACCACGACTGGATGATCGCCATGGGCGAGTCCCTTCCCGTCTATCGACCGCCACTTGACCTGGCGCGTATTTATGGCGACGCCGTCGTGGGCGAGCTATCGAACGAGGATGGGGTGGCTCAGGTGGCCGTACGCTACCTGACCCCGCATAACAAGTGGTCCATTCACTCCCAGTACTTTGACAACCTCAACATGCTAACCCTCGGTCGTGGTGGCCAGACTATCTGGCTCAGTCCACAGGACGCAGACAAGATTGACGTCAAGGATAATGACTGGGTTGAGGCTTACAATCGTAATGGCGCTGTCGTTGCCCGCGCGGTCGTTTCCCACAGGATGCCCGAAGGGACGGTCTACATGCACCACGCCCAAGAGCGCGTGACCGGCACCCCGATTTCGGAGGTGTCCGGCAAGCGCGGAGGTATCCACAACTCGCTTACCCGCATCCTGCTCAAACCCACCCATATGGCCGGCGGGCATGCCCAACTGACCTACGGCTTTAACTACATCGGCCCCACCGGAAACCAGCGTGACGAAGTAACTCTTCTGCGCAAGCGCACCCAGGAGGTGACGTTCTGA
- a CDS encoding MogA/MoaB family molybdenum cofactor biosynthesis protein: MHKSEADKIRAAIITVDSRVLDGVKSDAGAQKARQILDKSGYDVVRQAIIGDLASPLRGEFDRALEAGARLIITIGSTGVSARNIAPETTERLCDVQLPGVAEQIRSEGLKNTPLAGLSRGIVGITSRTTRGAVIVNCPSSTGGVKDALTVLLPLLPYIYEQMDQTEA, encoded by the coding sequence ATGCATAAGTCAGAAGCCGACAAGATCCGCGCAGCCATCATCACGGTCGATTCCCGCGTACTCGACGGCGTCAAATCCGATGCCGGAGCGCAAAAGGCTCGCCAGATCCTCGACAAGTCGGGCTACGACGTCGTTCGCCAAGCGATCATCGGCGACCTCGCCTCGCCCCTGCGCGGCGAGTTTGACCGGGCTCTCGAAGCCGGCGCTCGCCTCATCATCACAATCGGCTCAACCGGCGTCTCCGCACGTAACATTGCGCCAGAAACAACCGAGCGCCTCTGCGACGTTCAGCTACCAGGGGTGGCCGAACAGATCCGAAGCGAAGGCTTGAAAAACACCCCGCTGGCCGGCCTCAGCCGCGGAATCGTAGGAATCACCAGTCGCACGACGCGCGGCGCTGTCATCGTCAACTGCCCCTCCTCCACCGGCGGGGTGAAAGATGCGCTCACGGTTCTCCTGCCCCTCCTGCCCTACATCTACGAGCAGATGGATCAGACCGAAGCCTAG
- the mobA gene encoding molybdenum cofactor guanylyltransferase, translated as MELAAVIVQAGGTGARLGGASKPDVVVGGRRLLDIFFAELASVGFSGRAVVVAPEGVAVPAGAIRTLEDPPHGGPLAGIAAGLERLCGFSDDAVVGLGTCDAPLAPRLYPQLLARLELVGAGPAGGSVPPCGVVPAADQGWLQYLHGIYRIGALRALPFERDKSIRSAFAGLDVVTNADPLNWCIDVDTPQDLAALEARL; from the coding sequence ATGGAACTCGCCGCGGTCATTGTCCAAGCTGGGGGAACGGGGGCGCGCCTGGGTGGCGCCTCGAAGCCGGACGTCGTGGTGGGTGGGCGGCGCCTGCTTGACATCTTCTTTGCCGAGCTCGCGAGTGTCGGTTTTTCCGGGCGGGCGGTGGTGGTGGCCCCCGAAGGGGTCGCGGTGCCGGCGGGCGCCATCCGTACGCTGGAAGACCCGCCCCACGGCGGACCGCTCGCGGGTATAGCGGCCGGCTTGGAGCGGTTGTGCGGTTTCTCCGACGACGCCGTGGTCGGGCTTGGAACATGCGACGCCCCGCTAGCGCCGCGGCTCTATCCCCAGCTACTGGCGCGGCTCGAGCTCGTGGGCGCGGGGCCGGCTGGGGGGAGCGTCCCGCCCTGCGGCGTCGTGCCCGCGGCCGACCAGGGCTGGCTACAGTACCTGCACGGCATCTACAGGATCGGGGCGCTGCGCGCGCTACCGTTTGAGCGGGATAAGTCGATTCGGTCAGCGTTCGCCGGCCTCGACGTGGTGACGAACGCCGACCCGCTGAACTGGTGCATAGACGTTGACACGCCACAAGACCTCGCGGCGCTCGAGGCTAGGCTCTAG
- a CDS encoding cupin domain-containing protein, which translates to MQYAGVYDDQGKKPWVLDMESETLKNDTFRTTMWTGKHLQMTVMSIPVGGDIGLEVHHGIDQFLRIEQGKGKCQMGPAEDNLDFERIVEDDDAIFVPDGAWHNVTNIGDEPLKLYTIYAVPDHEPGTVHQTQADAEADPNED; encoded by the coding sequence ATGCAGTACGCAGGCGTATATGACGACCAGGGCAAGAAGCCATGGGTTCTCGACATGGAGAGCGAGACCCTCAAGAATGACACCTTCCGTACCACGATGTGGACCGGCAAGCACCTCCAGATGACTGTCATGTCGATCCCGGTTGGCGGAGACATCGGCCTCGAGGTCCACCACGGCATCGACCAGTTCCTGCGCATCGAGCAGGGCAAGGGCAAGTGCCAGATGGGTCCGGCGGAGGACAACCTGGACTTCGAGCGCATCGTGGAGGACGACGACGCGATTTTCGTCCCGGACGGCGCGTGGCACAACGTGACCAACATTGGTGATGAGCCGCTCAAGCTCTACACCATCTACGCGGTGCCGGACCACGAGCCGGGCACGGTTCACCAGACCCAGGCCGACGCGGAGGCCGATCCGAACGAGGATTAA
- a CDS encoding MFS transporter, producing the protein MSRLELPREIWVLVAAALAVSLGYGIVAPVLPQFAKSFGVTTTLATVVVSAFAFMRLAFAPASGALSARFGERSMYMAGIVIVAASSAASAAAQSYWQLLVVRALGGVGSVMFTVAAMSLIIKLSPVHARGRASAAYGSGFLLGSILGPAVGGVLAPLGFRWPFVIYAAMLLVAAVIVFVAIPASVAQGGARLGTGAGNEAGVGEAIHEPKPMTVREAFQLRRFKIVLLTAFAQGWTNFGVRVAVVPLLASAIPGAPTWLAGAALMAFAAGNGLALTRSGYLSDLYGRKYLVVAGLVISGVFTVLMGVWDSTLLILVASFMGGFGSGAIQPSQQGAVADIIGDRPGSNVVSFFQQSSDLGQILGPIAAGLMIDHSGYLLAYVFSGAILLVAALIWVVGVRESGRGGA; encoded by the coding sequence GTGTCACGGTTAGAACTTCCCCGCGAGATTTGGGTGCTCGTCGCCGCCGCGCTGGCGGTCTCGCTCGGTTACGGCATCGTCGCCCCCGTCCTACCTCAGTTTGCTAAGAGCTTTGGTGTCACGACGACGCTCGCCACGGTTGTCGTCTCAGCCTTCGCCTTCATGCGCCTCGCCTTTGCGCCGGCATCTGGCGCGCTATCCGCACGCTTCGGCGAACGGAGTATGTACATGGCCGGGATTGTGATCGTCGCGGCGTCCTCTGCGGCGAGCGCCGCTGCGCAGAGCTATTGGCAGCTGCTCGTGGTGCGGGCGCTGGGCGGAGTGGGCTCGGTGATGTTTACCGTGGCGGCAATGTCGCTGATCATCAAGCTCTCGCCCGTGCACGCGCGCGGGCGCGCCTCGGCGGCCTACGGGTCTGGATTCCTCCTCGGCTCGATCCTCGGACCGGCTGTGGGCGGCGTGCTCGCCCCGCTCGGTTTCCGCTGGCCGTTCGTCATTTACGCGGCGATGTTGCTGGTCGCCGCCGTGATCGTGTTCGTGGCCATCCCGGCGTCCGTCGCTCAGGGCGGGGCGAGACTCGGCACTGGCGCTGGGAATGAGGCCGGCGTCGGCGAGGCGATACATGAGCCCAAGCCGATGACGGTCCGCGAGGCTTTTCAACTGCGGCGCTTCAAGATCGTGTTGTTGACGGCGTTCGCGCAGGGATGGACGAACTTCGGGGTGCGCGTGGCGGTGGTGCCGCTATTGGCGTCGGCCATTCCGGGGGCGCCAACGTGGCTGGCGGGCGCGGCACTCATGGCGTTTGCGGCGGGCAACGGACTGGCCCTGACGAGATCGGGTTACCTGTCCGACCTGTACGGGCGCAAGTATCTGGTGGTGGCAGGCCTGGTCATCTCGGGCGTCTTCACGGTGCTCATGGGCGTGTGGGATTCGACGTTGTTGATCCTGGTGGCGTCGTTCATGGGCGGTTTCGGCTCGGGCGCGATCCAGCCATCGCAGCAGGGCGCGGTGGCCGACATTATTGGGGATAGGCCGGGGTCGAACGTCGTATCCTTCTTCCAACAGTCCTCCGACCTGGGCCAGATCCTCGGTCCGATCGCCGCGGGGCTCATGATCGACCACTCCGGATACCTGCTGGCCTACGTTTTTTCTGGGGCGATCCTACTGGTTGCGGCGTTGATTTGGGTGGTGGGTGTGCGTGAGTCCGGGCGGGGCGGGGCTTAG